The proteins below come from a single Conger conger chromosome 10, fConCon1.1, whole genome shotgun sequence genomic window:
- the LOC133139504 gene encoding class I histocompatibility antigen, F10 alpha chain-like, translating to MQYRHIYQPICIQTLKYYLEKEKNIVLRKERPRGRLIHKPCTETGVMKVSCLATGFYPRHINLTMLRDGHPVPDEELILGEVLPNGDGTYQTRRTLSIRSEELRERHHYTCSVTHLTLDNKLDINWEEGSDVAVLSSLVVVLVLVLVSTILLFVIYKRRRRDRPRVRLIHKPCTETGEMKVSCLATGFYPRHIVLTMLRDGHPIPDEELILGRCYPMETGPTRQGGP from the exons ATGCAATATAGACATATTTATCAGCCTATTTGTATCCAAACACTGAAGTACTAtctggagaaagagaagaacattgtgttaagaaaag AGCGCCCCAGAGGCAGGCTGATCCACAAGCCATGCACTGAGACTGGAGTAATGAAGGTGAGCTGTCTGGCCACGGGCTTCTACCCCCGACACATCAACCTGACCATGCTGAGAGACGGGCATCCCGTCCCAGATGAGGAGCTGATTCTGGGGGAGGTGTTACCCAATGGAGACGGGACCTACCAGACAAGGAGGACCCTGAGTATCCGTTCagaggaactgagagagagacatcattACACCTGCTCTGTCACACATCTTACTCTGGACAACAAGCTGGACATAAATTGGG AGGAAGGCTCAGATGTTGCAGTCCTCAGTTCTCTGGTTGTAGTGCTGGTTCTGGTTCTTGTCTCTACCATCCTTTTATTTGTCATCTATAAGAGGAGGCGCAGAG ACCGCCCCAGAGTCAGGCTGATCCACAAGCCATGCACTGAGACTGGAGAAATGAAGGTGAGCTGTCTGGCCACGGGCTTCTACCCCCGACACATAGTCCTGACCATGCTGAGAGATGGGCATCCCATCCCAGATGAAGAGCTGATTCTGGGGAGGTGTTACCCAATGGAGACGGGACCTACCAGACAAGGAGGACCCTGA